A stretch of the Gavia stellata isolate bGavSte3 chromosome 11, bGavSte3.hap2, whole genome shotgun sequence genome encodes the following:
- the CCDC50 gene encoding coiled-coil domain-containing protein 50 gives MAGIGIDQSKLPGVKEVCRDFAVLEDHTLAHNLQEQEIEHHLATNVQRNRLVQHDLQVAKQLQEEEDLKARAQIQKHRKDLERQDCEIAQEIQVKLVFEAEQRRRQEEKDEDIARLLQQKELQEEEKRKKHYPESQGHAVYEDSYYAENGGPKLRGMKQAMYDTPRREQELSDAEIARKLQEEELLANEADQKAAQVAQDEEIARLLMAEEKKAFKKGKEREKSSFEKRRHDQDWKHDASESTRSRSKEGPETQRHKGDRSSRSQPLLDDFEHPRYYTSQPSPLRQIPKPEHSPKGSRRKQ, from the exons TGTGTCGAGACTTCGCTGTTCTGGAAGATCATACCTTGGCCCATAACTTACAGGAGCAAGAGA TTGAGCATCACTTGGCAACAAATGTTCAGCGTAATCGTCTGGTGCAACATGACTTGCAGGTGGCCAAGCAACTGCAAGAAGAGGAGGATCTAAAAGCACGTGCTCAAATCCAGAAACACCGAAAAGACTT AGAACGACAGGACTGCGAGATCGCTCAGGAAATCCAAGTGAAGCTAGTATTTGAAGCGGAGCAGCGCCgcaggcaagaagaaaaagacgAG GACATTGCCCGTCTCCTACAACAGAAAGAActgcaggaagaagaaaagcgCAAGAAGCACTACCCCGAATCCCAGGGACATGCAGTCTATGAAGACAGCTATTATGCAGAAAATGGAG GCCCTAAGTTGAGGGGGATGAAGCAAGCCATGTATGATACACCTCGAAGGGAACAGGAGTTGTCTGATGCAGAGATTGCTCGGaagctgcaggaggaagagctCCTG gctaaCGAGGCAGATCAGAAGGCAGCTCAAGTAGCCCAAGATGAG GAAATTGCCCGTCTCTTGATGGCcgaggagaaaaaggctttcaagaaagggaaggagagagaaaagtcTTCCTTTGAAAAGAGGAGGCATGATCAAGACTGGAAG CATGATGCAAGTGAGTCCACGCGCTCAAGGTCAAAAGAAGGGCCTGAAACTCAGCGACACAAAGGTGACAGGTCTTCAAG GTCACAGCCTCTCCTCGATGACTTTGAACACCCTCGGTATTACACAAGCCAGCCCAGCCCCTTGCGCCAGATCCCCAAACCTGAGCACTCTCCTAAAG gTTCCCGTAGGAAGCAGTAA